One Ricinus communis isolate WT05 ecotype wild-type chromosome 7, ASM1957865v1, whole genome shotgun sequence genomic region harbors:
- the LOC107260816 gene encoding transcription factor WER-like, which translates to MVRAPFFDKNGLKKGAWSQEEDDKLRAYVQRYGHWNWRQLPKFAGLSRCGKSCRLRWMNYLRPGVRRGNYCIKEEDLIIKLREQMGNKWSMIAAKLPGRTDNEVKNYWHTHIKKKEKQKESISLLREVSSETNSPTGVNENGEATPAKNVVEIEKPPSHLILESSPLSPETSSSKLSSVTTDSALVSPSDINWIAEDSFTSSFQSFKESGGDFWTEPFIADSSYYQDERFMSPYVSYHDDSIDFLYQVMQ; encoded by the exons atggTGAGAGCTCCTTTCTTTGACAAGAATGGACTCAAGAAAGGTGCTTGGAGTCAGGAGGAAGACGATAAGCTAAGAGCTTACGTTCAGAGATATGGTCACTGGAACTGGCGTCAACTTCCTAAGTTTGCAG GTCTGTCAAGATGTGGGAAGAGCTGCCGATTACGGTGGATGAATTATCTTCGCCCAGGTGTAAGACGTGGAAACTACTGCATAAAAGAAGAGGATTTGATCATAAAATTACGCGAACAAATGGGAAATAA ATGGTCAATGATCGCTGCCAAGTTACCTGGAAGAACAGACAATGAAGTTAAAAACTATTGGCACACCCatataaagaagaaagagaagcaGAAGGAAAGCATATCTCTTTTGAGAGAAGTATCAAGTGAAACTAATTCCCCAACTGGTGTCAACGAGAATGGTGAAGCAACGCCAGCAAAAAATGTTGTTGAAATTGAAAAGCCTCCCTCCCACCTGATATTAGAAAGCTCTCCATTATCCCCAGAAACATCTTCAAGTAAACTCTCCTCAGTTACAACGGATTCAGCTCTAGTTTCTCCGTCTGATATAAACTGGATTGCAGAAGATAGTTTCACATCATCATTCCAATCATTTAAAGAATCTGGTGGGGATTTCTGGACTGAACCATTTATAGCAGATAGTAGCTATTACCAAGATGAGCGATTTATGTCACCTTATGTTTCTTATCACGATGACAGTATAGATTTCCTCTACCAAGTAATGCAGTAG